Within the Candidatus Thermoplasmatota archaeon genome, the region TTCAGTTGGTAAACCAACGCCAGGCCATGATGTTCGAATTGTTGATGATAACGGCAAGGAACTTAAACCAGGTGAAACCGGAAATATTGCGATCTATCTAGGTAATGGCAGACCTCCTGGTCTGTTTAAGGAATATTGGAAAGATGAAGACATCATGAAAAAATCATTCAGGCATAACTATTACTACACTGGTGATCAGGGATACAAAGATGAGGAGGGGTATTTCTGGTTTGTCGGACGCGATGATGATATTATCAAATCATCGGGATATCGAATCGGACCGTTCGAAGTCGAATCAGCATTGATAGAACACCCTGCAGTTGCAGAATGTGCTGTTGTCGGTGTCGAAGACCCTGAAGGAATCCGCGGTATTGTTGTTAAAGCATATGTTGTTCTTGCAAAAGGCTACAAACCATCAGAGACTTTAACGAAAGAACTCCAGGAACATGTTAAAAAGGTAACCGCGCCTTACAAGTATCCACGGATCATTGAATACATGGAAGAATTACCTAAAACGATCTCTGGGAAAATTTTACGTCGTGAATTACGGAAAAAATAATCCTTCTTTTTTTTCTTTTTTTCCCCAGATAAGATAACTTTTCATACGGACATACAAGTACCGTAAAAAAATAATATATTTATACTGAGAAAAGCTCAGTTGACCGCCAGTTGCCCCGATCACCAACTTTGCTAACGTTTTATCCAGTGAGAGCAGTTTAATAAAATGATCTGAGCTTTTACCCCATTGATTGTTAAATCGTCCGAACAGTTCCAAATCTTTACCAAACGCTGCTTTCCACAGCTTTTGATAGTTTGATAATGTTTTTTCACTAAAGTCATGAAGAGTGCATGCCTTAATACTTGTTTCAGCAGCCAGAACACCGGATTTCATAGCATAGTAAATCCCTTCTCCCGTGATTGCATTGATAAATCCTGCTGCGTCACCACAGAGAAGAACACGATGTGTATATGTTTTTTGTAATGGAAACACCGGTAAAATCCCCCCGCGAATGTTTTCAATTGAAAAGTCTGCAGGAATGATTGTTTCTTTTTTTAAAAGTTCGACAAATTCTTCATAGACCTGTTTTAGATTTCTTTTATCAGCTTCAGCACCGACTGCTGATTGGAACTCACCTACGCCGATATTGACTGAATTTTTTTTCGGGAAAACCCATCCGTAACCAGCAATACCTTTAACTTTGATGAAAATATGCACAATTCTTTTTTGTGTAAAAAATTTTGTTATTTGTTTTCGT harbors:
- a CDS encoding geranylgeranyl reductase family protein, producing MKYDVIVVGAGPAGATAATVLAEQGKKVLLIDKEKFPRDKPCGGGLPTRVLQQFPFIQKFIDASSYGSITYSSSLQYKLSIIRKKPMLFMIRRTVFDEGLVKRAEKKGVHLAFEKKVIDLCIYEDKAQVVLDTGEIFEADLILGCDGTQSIVAEKSGLRSSPEPRCVCIVQEQPLERKQITKFFTQKRIVHIFIKVKGIAGYGWVFPKKNSVNIGVGEFQSAVGAEADKRNLKQVYEEFVELLKKETIIPADFSIENIRGGILPVFPLQKTYTHRVLLCGDAAGFINAITGEGIYYAMKSGVLAAETSIKACTLHDFSEKTLSNYQKLWKAAFGKDLELFGRFNNQWGKSSDHFIKLLSLDKTLAKLVIGATGGQLSFSQYKYIIFLRYLYVRMKSYLIWGKKEKKEGLFFP